The following nucleotide sequence is from Streptomyces sp. NBC_00239.
CGAGCGCGGCCTCCAGATACGACGGCACGACCCCGATGAGCGCGAGGGCGATGTCGGGGTCGCCCCCCGACGCCGTGAACCCCTCGATCAGCGGCGCGAACGCCTGCCGGACCGCCGGGTTGACGGACAGGTACTCCGCCATCACCGTCTCCTCGTCCGCGCCGAGCAGGGAAAGGATCACCGTCGCCCCCCAGCCCGTCCGGTCCTTGCCCGCCGTGCAGTGGAAGAGCAGCGGCCCGGCGTCCGGCGCGGCCAGCTCGGTGAGCAGCGTCCTGTACGCGGCCTGCCCGGACGAGGAGCTGACGAAGGAACGATACGTCTGCGCGAACAGCGCCTCGGCCTTCCCGCCGCCCAGCTGCCGCTCGGCCACGGCCGGGTCGCTCAGGATGTGCTTGAGCTGCGCCGCGGCCGGCATCTCGCCCGAGCTGACCTTGTCGGCCAGCACGTTCGCCACGACGAGCACGGCACCCTCGGGCACCCGGTCCGGGTGGTCGTCGCGCTCCGCGTCCGTACGGAAGTCGATGACCGTGCGCAGGCCGAGCGAGGCCACGGCCGGGTCGGCGGCCGGGTCCATGCGGTCGAGCTGGCCGGAGCGCAGCACCAGGCCGGAGCGTACGGTGCGGCCGCCGGGCAGCGGGGTGCCGCCGAGGTCGCGGAGGTTGGCGACGGTGGTGGACGGGGTGGCGGTCATGGTGGCGGCTCCAGGCTCCGGCGGCGGGACGGATCTTCGGGTGCACCCGCGCGTTCGAGGTGCCCCGGTCTTCAGTTGTTCAGCTGTTCAGGTCGTCAGGTCTTCAGGTGTGCCCATATGCGGATTTAAGTCTTATCCGCCTCTATGGGCACGGTAGTCGACGGTCAGCGACAGCCCCACTCCCAGGGCCAGCGCGGCGAGGTGCCCCACGTCGGTGAAGGTCCGGCCGCGAGCCGCCACCGGGGCGGCCGCCACCGCGAGCAGCCCCGCCCGCGCCGTGTTCCGCACGGCCCCGCGCGGCAGCGCCGAGGTCAGGGCGCCGAGCACCGCGTTGAAGCCGTAGCTGGTGCCCACGTCCACCGCCCGGCGGGTCGCGGCCCCGGCCCGCCCCATCCGCAGCCCGCCGTACACCAGCAGGGTCGCGCCGGCGTGCCCGAGCAGGAACACCCCGGCCGCCCACCAGGCGCCGTACGTGTACTCGGCGTACCCGAGCACCGCCAGCAGGAGCAGCGCGTACGGCAGCGGCATCGGTTCCTCGACCACGAACGCGCTGCTGAGGAGGGTGTCCCAGCGGCCCGCGGCCAGGTTGTCGGCATTCGTCGAGCAGCGGCGCAGGACGCGTATCCGCTCGGCCGGATCCAGCCGCTCCAGCGCGTACGCGCCGAGCTGCACGCCGGCCGCGTACGCGGGGCTCATCACCAGGGGTATCACCTGATCATGATCCGGCACGGCGGCGGCGGGCGCTCCACCGGTACCCACCTGTTTCCGGACGCCCCGGGAGGTGCGAACATGTGCGGACCATGACAGGAGCCCGGCCGCCGATGCGCGCCACGCGGGCCGCGATGTTCGCGGCGGTGTGCGTGGCCTTGGCCGCTGTGGGGCATTCGTACATGTCTGGCCACGACCTTCCGTTCGGGGTACTTCTGGCCGCCTTCGGGGTGATTGTCGTCCTCGGTTGGCCGGCCACCGGGCGCCGCCGCGGACCCCTCGCCATCGGCGGCGGACTGCTCGCCGCACAGGGCGCCCTGCACCTGCTCTTCGCCCGTACGGAGTCCGCCGGCGCGGCCGCGGCCGTGTACGGCCCGCAGCACGGGACGCGCGCGATGGACGGGGTGCACGCCATGCGGGGGATGCACTCCGCGCACGGCATGCATCCCATGGCGGACCCGCGCGGCCTGCCGGTGGACGGCGCCGGCGCGGCGGCCCCGGCCGGCCGGATGGCGGGCGACACGGCCGGCGACACGGCCGCCGCGGTCAGCGCTGCGATCGGCGGCGGGATGCCCGACGGTGCGGCCGGCGCGATGACCGGCGACCTGGCCGGCGCGACGGCGGGCGGGCTCGCGGAGGCGGCCGGCACCATGGCGGGCATGGCCGGCCACGGCACCCTCGGGATGCTCGCGGCCCACGCGGTCGCCGCCCTGTTCTGCGCGTTCTGGCTGGCCTGGGGCGAGAGCGCGGTGTTCCGGCTGGCCCGGGCACTGCGTGCGCTCGGTGTGCTGGCCGCCCGGCCGCTGCTGCGCGCCCTCGTCCTCGTCCGGGCCGCCGTGCCCGCGCCGGCCGGGCCCGCCCGGCGCCCCCGTACGCTCCCGCGGCCGCGCCGGCTGCGCGGAGCCGTGCCCGCCCACGCCCTGGTCCGGCGCGGGCCCCCGGCCCCGTGGGCTTTCCGCACCACGGCCCCCGGCCGTCCTGCCTGCGCCTGACGGCGAACGGGCGTGACCTGGGGCCGCCTTCCCCATGTCTTCGCCCACAGCTAGGACCACCATGGCCATCGAAGAAGCCAAGGACGCCTCCGTCGTCGACGCGTCCGTCCCCGACACCACCACCAGCACCGCGACCGGCGCCACCACCGACCCGGCGGGCGACACCGACCCCGCGGCCGACGGGGCCTCGCCCGCGTCCGCCGGCGGCCGCTCCTCCGGCACCTGGGCGGCCGTGCGCCCGCTCCTGCTGCGCATGCACTTCTACGCGGGCCTGCTCATCGCCCCGCTGCTGTTCCTCGCCGCCACGACGGGCCTGCTCTACGCCCTCTCCTTCCAGGCCGAGAAGTTCGTCTACGCGGACGAGCTGACGGTGGCCGCCGCGCCCGCCGGCGCCGCGGCCCGGCCGCTGTCCGAGCAGGTCGCCGCCGCCACGGCCGCCGCCCCGCAGGGCGAGGTCGTCGCCGTGTGGCCCGCGCCGGACCGCGAGGCGACCACCCGGGTGATCATGGAGGGCCCGGGCCTGGCCGAGGACGCGACGCTGACCGTGTTCGTCGACCCGTACACCGCGCAGGTGCGCGGGCAGCTGGAGACCGTGAGCGACGCGCTGCCGCTGCGCGCCTGGCTGTCCGACTTCCACTCGAACCTCCAACTCGGCGAGAGCGGCCGGATCTACAGCGAGCTCGCCGCCAGCTGGATGTGGGTCGTCGCACTCGGCGGCCTGGCCCTGTGGATCGGCCGCCGCCGCGCCTGCCGCAGCGAGCTGGTACTGCCCGACCGCAAGGCCACCGGCCGCCGCAAGACCCTGTCCTGGCACGCCACGGTCGGCCTCTGGGCCTCCGCCGGCCTGGTCGTCCTCTCCGCGACCGGCCTGACCTGGTCCACGTACGCCGGCGCGAACATCGACGAACTCCAGACCGGCCTCGGCGGCGCCACCCCGTCCGTCTCCGCCACGCTCGACGGCGCGGCGGGCGGCGGCGACCAGCATGCCGGCCACCACGGCGGCGGCACCGCGAAGCCCGCGCCCGCCGGCCAGGACGTCGGCATCGACCGGGCCCTCGCGGCCGCCCGCGCCGCCGGGGTCACCGAGTCCCTCCAGATCACCCTGCCCGTCGAGGGCAAGGGCTACGTGATCAAGGAGAAGGACCGGCAGGTCCCCGTCCACCTGGACGCGGTGTCCGTGGACCCTGCGGACGGCCGGGTGATGGACACCCTCCGCTTCGCCGACCACCCGCTGCTCGCGAAGCTCACCCGGTTCGGCATCGACGCCCACATGGGCCTGATGTTCGGCCTGGCCAACCAGGTGGTGCTGGCCGCACTGGCGCTCTCCGTGATGTTCCTCGTCTTCTGGGGCTACCGGATGTGGTGGCTGCGCCGCCCGACGAAGTCCGACCGGCTCGCGTTCGGCCGCCCGCAGCCGCGCGGCGCCTG
It contains:
- a CDS encoding tyrosine-protein phosphatase; this encodes MTATPSTTVANLRDLGGTPLPGGRTVRSGLVLRSGQLDRMDPAADPAVASLGLRTVIDFRTDAERDDHPDRVPEGAVLVVANVLADKVSSGEMPAAAQLKHILSDPAVAERQLGGGKAEALFAQTYRSFVSSSSGQAAYRTLLTELAAPDAGPLLFHCTAGKDRTGWGATVILSLLGADEETVMAEYLSVNPAVRQAFAPLIEGFTASGGDPDIALALIGVVPSYLEAALDEVATRYGSMEKYVREGLGVPDETVESIRLRLTP
- a CDS encoding rhomboid-like protein, which gives rise to MIPLVMSPAYAAGVQLGAYALERLDPAERIRVLRRCSTNADNLAAGRWDTLLSSAFVVEEPMPLPYALLLLAVLGYAEYTYGAWWAAGVFLLGHAGATLLVYGGLRMGRAGAATRRAVDVGTSYGFNAVLGALTSALPRGAVRNTARAGLLAVAAAPVAARGRTFTDVGHLAALALGVGLSLTVDYRAHRGG
- a CDS encoding PepSY-associated TM helix domain-containing protein; this translates as MAIEEAKDASVVDASVPDTTTSTATGATTDPAGDTDPAADGASPASAGGRSSGTWAAVRPLLLRMHFYAGLLIAPLLFLAATTGLLYALSFQAEKFVYADELTVAAAPAGAAARPLSEQVAAATAAAPQGEVVAVWPAPDREATTRVIMEGPGLAEDATLTVFVDPYTAQVRGQLETVSDALPLRAWLSDFHSNLQLGESGRIYSELAASWMWVVALGGLALWIGRRRACRSELVLPDRKATGRRKTLSWHATVGLWASAGLVVLSATGLTWSTYAGANIDELQTGLGGATPSVSATLDGAAGGGDQHAGHHGGGTAKPAPAGQDVGIDRALAAARAAGVTESLQITLPVEGKGYVIKEKDRQVPVHLDAVSVDPADGRVMDTLRFADHPLLAKLTRFGIDAHMGLMFGLANQVVLAALALSVMFLVFWGYRMWWLRRPTKSDRLAFGRPQPRGAWRRLPVTALLPLAAVTALIGWFVPLLGISLVVFLILDAALGVVARRRTAA